Proteins found in one Crassostrea angulata isolate pt1a10 chromosome 3, ASM2561291v2, whole genome shotgun sequence genomic segment:
- the LOC128176684 gene encoding location of vulva defective 1-like isoform X1 — protein MSEASGHPIGNGQSINVEMNVLQDCTSKAMKSRDHMQSNIFMRGFRKPRENRSRWYILFAAAVLIISLIVVAITLAIHFGTSSNDDKFNEGQVETFHLGPSSKGSTVQPTTRGQILTKLTSNYPSTSNEATSSGSSPFVPTTISSTEVHSNKQTTKVVSRQPSVSEQTTGTVTTGSKTKTDYTTTDQKETSQTQTTSTSSRTSTASASSDQTSQTTKSVSQGTTETVTEYPLRPTLSVQSNDIDLPYSNSILTIKCVTMYARNWQEMSISHELEDTKSTTLVVVSWNLGSPSVNINSNFTSEVSYKEDALLLTIHSKEVDCSYLGRYTCRLALPGGNYQNTTAVKAVNKKDSKPKLTVSTSVVENNAATIKCSMELNEPNVTIAYKFRPPGLDKYFNLSLSPNITRTWTGCSLQIESTLTMVSKMHDNGSVFMCEVTSYHNNVIKTYTAEAEFHVIPKTYCDDKNTYALYPHPYESCNGVIYCYVGGPRVYKINCGAGYCYDTTKTNCVKMDNTSDGVSSVITETTTTSAQTTNSTTESGSI, from the exons GTTGAAATGAACGTTTTGCAGGACTGCACCAGCAAGGCAATGAAGTCACGTGATCATATGCAGAGCAACATTTTCATGCGAGGATTCCGGAAGCCGAGAGAAAACAGGAGCCGGTGGTACATCCTCTTTGCAGCTGCTGTGCTGATTATTTCGCTGATAGTTGTTGCTATCACGTTGGCAATACATTTTGGAACCAGTAGTAACG ATGATAAATTCAACGAGGGGCAAGTGGAGACCTTTCACCTCG GCCCATCGAGCAAAGGTTCTACAGTCCAACCCACAACTAGAGGACAGATCCTCACAAAACTCACCTCAAACTACCCATCTACCTCAAACGAAGCGACCTCTTCCG GATCATCGCCGTTCGTGCCAACGACAATATCTTCAACAGAAGTTCACTCGAACAAGCAGACGACAAAAGTCGTCAGCCGACAACCCTCTGTAAGTGAGCAGACGACAGGTACAGTGaccaccggaagtaaaacaaagACCGACTACACAACCACCG ATCAAAAGGAAACGTCTCAAACTCAAACTACCTCAACGAGCTCTCGGACTTCCACTGCCTCCGCTTCTAGCGACCAAACGTCACAAACAACCAAGTCAGTTTCTCAAGGAACCACAGAAACTGTCACCGAGTACCCGCTCAGACCAA CTTTATCCGTCCAAAGTAACGACATCGATCTTCCCTATTCCAACTCCATCTTAACCATCAAGTGTGTCACAATGTACGCCAGAAATTGGCAGGAAATGAGCATCTCCCATGAATTAGAAGACACCAAATCTACAACACTGGTCGTGGTTAGTTGGAATCTAGGATCACCAAGCGTAAACATCAACTCCAACTTCACGTCAGAGGTCAGCTATAAAGAGGACGCACTGTTACTGACCATTCACTCTAAAGAGGTGGACTGTTCATACCTGGGAAGATACACCTGTCGGTTAGCTTTACCTGGGGGAAACTACCAAAATACCACCGCTGTCAAAG CCGTCAATAAAAAAGACTCAAAACCCAAACTAACAGTATCGACAAGCGTCGTTGAAAATAACGCAGCCACCATCAAATGTTCCATGGAACTGAACGAACCGAACGTCACAATCGCTTACAAGTTCCGGCCGCCTGGATTGGATAAATACTTTAACCTTAGTCTGAGCCCTAACATTACCCGGACGTGGACCGGATGCTCCCTCCAAATAGAGAGTACCCTGACGATGGTGTCCAAGATGCACGATAATGGATCGGTGTTTATGTGTGAGGTCACTTCCTATCATAATAACGTCATCAAAACCTATACAGCAGAAGCCGAATTTCACGTCATTCCAA aaacatACTGCGATGACAAGAATACGTACGCCCTTTACCCCCACCCTTACGAGAGCTGTAACGGTGTGATATACTGCTATGTGGGCGGACCGCGGGTCTACAAGATCAACTGTGGTGCAGGTTATTGCTACGATACAACCAAGACAAACTGTGTTAAAATGGACAACACTTCAGACGGTGTATCTTCTGTAATCACAGAAACCACTACCACTAGCGCCCAAACAACAAATTCAACGACCGAATCAGGAAGTATATAA
- the LOC128176684 gene encoding location of vulva defective 1-like isoform X2, producing MSEASGHPIGNGQSINDCTSKAMKSRDHMQSNIFMRGFRKPRENRSRWYILFAAAVLIISLIVVAITLAIHFGTSSNDDKFNEGQVETFHLGPSSKGSTVQPTTRGQILTKLTSNYPSTSNEATSSGSSPFVPTTISSTEVHSNKQTTKVVSRQPSVSEQTTGTVTTGSKTKTDYTTTDQKETSQTQTTSTSSRTSTASASSDQTSQTTKSVSQGTTETVTEYPLRPTLSVQSNDIDLPYSNSILTIKCVTMYARNWQEMSISHELEDTKSTTLVVVSWNLGSPSVNINSNFTSEVSYKEDALLLTIHSKEVDCSYLGRYTCRLALPGGNYQNTTAVKAVNKKDSKPKLTVSTSVVENNAATIKCSMELNEPNVTIAYKFRPPGLDKYFNLSLSPNITRTWTGCSLQIESTLTMVSKMHDNGSVFMCEVTSYHNNVIKTYTAEAEFHVIPKTYCDDKNTYALYPHPYESCNGVIYCYVGGPRVYKINCGAGYCYDTTKTNCVKMDNTSDGVSSVITETTTTSAQTTNSTTESGSI from the exons GACTGCACCAGCAAGGCAATGAAGTCACGTGATCATATGCAGAGCAACATTTTCATGCGAGGATTCCGGAAGCCGAGAGAAAACAGGAGCCGGTGGTACATCCTCTTTGCAGCTGCTGTGCTGATTATTTCGCTGATAGTTGTTGCTATCACGTTGGCAATACATTTTGGAACCAGTAGTAACG ATGATAAATTCAACGAGGGGCAAGTGGAGACCTTTCACCTCG GCCCATCGAGCAAAGGTTCTACAGTCCAACCCACAACTAGAGGACAGATCCTCACAAAACTCACCTCAAACTACCCATCTACCTCAAACGAAGCGACCTCTTCCG GATCATCGCCGTTCGTGCCAACGACAATATCTTCAACAGAAGTTCACTCGAACAAGCAGACGACAAAAGTCGTCAGCCGACAACCCTCTGTAAGTGAGCAGACGACAGGTACAGTGaccaccggaagtaaaacaaagACCGACTACACAACCACCG ATCAAAAGGAAACGTCTCAAACTCAAACTACCTCAACGAGCTCTCGGACTTCCACTGCCTCCGCTTCTAGCGACCAAACGTCACAAACAACCAAGTCAGTTTCTCAAGGAACCACAGAAACTGTCACCGAGTACCCGCTCAGACCAA CTTTATCCGTCCAAAGTAACGACATCGATCTTCCCTATTCCAACTCCATCTTAACCATCAAGTGTGTCACAATGTACGCCAGAAATTGGCAGGAAATGAGCATCTCCCATGAATTAGAAGACACCAAATCTACAACACTGGTCGTGGTTAGTTGGAATCTAGGATCACCAAGCGTAAACATCAACTCCAACTTCACGTCAGAGGTCAGCTATAAAGAGGACGCACTGTTACTGACCATTCACTCTAAAGAGGTGGACTGTTCATACCTGGGAAGATACACCTGTCGGTTAGCTTTACCTGGGGGAAACTACCAAAATACCACCGCTGTCAAAG CCGTCAATAAAAAAGACTCAAAACCCAAACTAACAGTATCGACAAGCGTCGTTGAAAATAACGCAGCCACCATCAAATGTTCCATGGAACTGAACGAACCGAACGTCACAATCGCTTACAAGTTCCGGCCGCCTGGATTGGATAAATACTTTAACCTTAGTCTGAGCCCTAACATTACCCGGACGTGGACCGGATGCTCCCTCCAAATAGAGAGTACCCTGACGATGGTGTCCAAGATGCACGATAATGGATCGGTGTTTATGTGTGAGGTCACTTCCTATCATAATAACGTCATCAAAACCTATACAGCAGAAGCCGAATTTCACGTCATTCCAA aaacatACTGCGATGACAAGAATACGTACGCCCTTTACCCCCACCCTTACGAGAGCTGTAACGGTGTGATATACTGCTATGTGGGCGGACCGCGGGTCTACAAGATCAACTGTGGTGCAGGTTATTGCTACGATACAACCAAGACAAACTGTGTTAAAATGGACAACACTTCAGACGGTGTATCTTCTGTAATCACAGAAACCACTACCACTAGCGCCCAAACAACAAATTCAACGACCGAATCAGGAAGTATATAA